A single Sphingomonas kaistensis DNA region contains:
- the argC gene encoding N-acetyl-gamma-glutamyl-phosphate reductase yields MIRSAILGASGYVGGELLRLLARHPGIEAARLFGDSKAGQRLGVVHPHIGGPTGAIEVERFSLEALDGIDLVFAALPHGESQKWAEAILATGAKLVDLGADFRLHDQQDYATWYGEAHAAPHLLDRFVYGIPELHRDAICSAQAVAAAGCYPTATILALKPLIDAGLVESNSLIVDAASGVSGAGRAVKEGTAFNTVDGSFAAYGLLNHRHTAEMEQALGATVLFTPHLAPMTRGILATCYATAAREMTADEPLEALRAAYADEPFVRVSDAPPATKWVTGSNGAVVSARYDARTKRVLALGAIDNLGKGAAGQMIQCANLMFGLDEAAGLSAEGVFP; encoded by the coding sequence ATGATTCGATCCGCGATCCTCGGAGCCTCCGGCTATGTCGGCGGCGAACTGCTTCGGCTTCTCGCCCGCCACCCGGGCATCGAGGCGGCGCGCCTGTTCGGCGACAGCAAGGCCGGGCAGAGGCTCGGCGTGGTACATCCGCATATCGGCGGGCCGACGGGGGCAATTGAGGTCGAGCGCTTCAGTTTGGAAGCGCTCGACGGCATCGATCTGGTGTTTGCCGCCCTGCCCCACGGCGAAAGCCAGAAATGGGCCGAAGCGATTCTGGCAACCGGGGCCAAATTGGTCGACCTCGGGGCCGACTTCCGGCTGCATGATCAACAAGATTATGCAACCTGGTATGGCGAAGCGCATGCGGCGCCGCACCTGCTCGACCGCTTCGTCTATGGCATTCCCGAGTTGCATCGCGACGCCATCTGCAGCGCGCAGGCGGTGGCAGCGGCTGGGTGCTATCCGACCGCCACCATATTGGCGCTGAAGCCGCTGATCGATGCCGGTTTGGTCGAGTCCAACAGCCTGATCGTCGATGCGGCGAGCGGGGTCAGCGGCGCGGGTCGGGCGGTCAAGGAAGGCACCGCGTTCAATACCGTCGACGGCAGCTTTGCCGCTTACGGCCTCCTCAATCACCGCCATACCGCCGAGATGGAACAGGCGCTGGGCGCGACCGTGCTTTTCACCCCGCACCTCGCGCCGATGACGCGCGGCATTCTTGCGACCTGTTATGCCACCGCGGCACGGGAAATGACGGCGGACGAACCGCTCGAAGCGTTGCGCGCGGCTTATGCGGACGAGCCGTTCGTCCGGGTCAGCGACGCGCCGCCTGCAACCAAGTGGGTAACGGGGAGTAATGGCGCGGTGGTGTCCGCCCGTTATGACGCCCGGACCAAGCGTGTGCTGGCGCTCGGTGCGATCGACAATCTGGGCAAGGGCGCGGCCGGGCAGATGATCCAGTGCGCCAATCTGATGTTCGGGCTGGACGAGGCCGCTGGCCTGTCGGCCGAAGGAGTGTTTCCATGA